One window of Cellulomonas shaoxiangyii genomic DNA carries:
- a CDS encoding NAD-dependent epimerase/dehydratase family protein: protein MRVVVVGASGNLGTAVLRRLRQDATITSLVGVARRAPRQTPPPPYDVEWVQCHIGADGDDEPVVAALAAAFAGANAVVHLAWAIQPSHHRRYQRAVNVLGTRRVVDAARRAGVPHLVVSSSVGVYGPAHDDEPKDERFPTTGVPTSDYSVDKVEQERVLDRAEEEEPGLAIARMRPALVFQHDAGHEIHGIFLGPFVPGRLLDGRVPLLPWPRGVRVQAVHADDLAEAFREAIVRQVRGAFNLAGPGILRGPDVAAVVSQSKLREVPPQLLRAGLLVAWHARVAPVGPGWLDLAASVPVLDTSRAERVLGWRPRYTAAEALRELVDGIASGAGTVSPPLLARHLRA, encoded by the coding sequence ATGCGGGTCGTGGTCGTGGGGGCCAGCGGGAACCTGGGGACGGCGGTCCTGCGCCGGCTGCGGCAGGACGCGACGATCACGTCGCTCGTCGGCGTGGCGCGCCGCGCGCCCCGGCAGACGCCCCCGCCCCCGTACGACGTCGAGTGGGTGCAGTGCCACATCGGCGCCGACGGCGACGACGAGCCCGTGGTCGCCGCGCTCGCGGCCGCGTTCGCCGGCGCGAACGCCGTCGTGCACCTCGCGTGGGCGATCCAGCCGAGCCACCACCGCCGCTACCAGCGGGCGGTCAACGTCCTCGGCACGCGTCGGGTCGTGGACGCCGCTCGCCGCGCCGGTGTCCCGCACCTCGTCGTGTCGTCGTCCGTCGGGGTGTACGGGCCCGCCCACGACGACGAGCCCAAGGACGAGCGCTTCCCGACCACCGGCGTCCCGACGTCCGACTACAGCGTGGACAAGGTCGAGCAGGAGCGCGTGCTCGACCGCGCCGAGGAGGAGGAGCCGGGGCTCGCGATCGCCCGCATGCGGCCCGCGCTGGTGTTCCAGCACGACGCCGGCCACGAGATCCACGGCATCTTCCTCGGCCCGTTCGTGCCGGGCAGGCTGCTGGACGGGCGCGTCCCGCTGCTGCCGTGGCCCCGGGGCGTCCGGGTGCAGGCCGTGCACGCGGACGACCTGGCGGAGGCGTTCCGGGAGGCGATCGTGCGGCAGGTGCGCGGGGCCTTCAACCTCGCGGGCCCGGGCATCCTGCGCGGCCCCGACGTCGCGGCCGTGGTGTCGCAGTCGAAGCTGCGCGAGGTCCCGCCGCAGCTCCTGCGCGCCGGTCTGCTCGTGGCCTGGCACGCGCGCGTCGCGCCCGTCGGCCCGGGCTGGCTGGACCTCGCCGCGTCGGTGCCGGTCCTCGACACCTCGCGGGCCGAGCGCGTGCTGGGCTGGCGGCCCCGGTACACCGCGGCGGAGGCCCTGCGCGAGCTCGTCGACGGCATCGCGTCGGGCGCCGGCACGGTCAGCCCGCCGCTCCTCGCGCGGCACCTGCGCGCGTGA
- a CDS encoding DsbA family protein, giving the protein MTTSAPSAGDAERFVLGDPAAPVTVVEFGDLECPYCRAAAPVLRRFVEESDGRVRLVWRHFPLFEVHPHALAAALAAEAAGARGRFWELHDRLLADQDHLTDDDLRAHASALGLDPEDLVGERAERYADAVRADYADGLALEVTGTPTVFVDGVRLRGRITLEALRAAVDAV; this is encoded by the coding sequence ATGACCACCTCCGCACCGTCCGCGGGCGACGCCGAGCGGTTCGTCCTCGGGGACCCCGCGGCCCCCGTGACGGTCGTCGAGTTCGGCGACCTCGAGTGCCCGTACTGCCGCGCGGCGGCGCCCGTGCTGCGGCGGTTCGTCGAGGAGTCCGACGGGCGCGTGCGGCTGGTGTGGCGGCACTTCCCGCTGTTCGAGGTGCACCCGCACGCCCTGGCGGCCGCGCTCGCGGCCGAGGCCGCGGGCGCGCGCGGCCGGTTCTGGGAGCTGCACGACCGCCTGCTGGCGGACCAGGACCACCTCACCGACGACGACCTGCGGGCCCACGCGTCGGCCCTGGGGCTGGACCCCGAGGACCTCGTGGGGGAGCGCGCCGAGCGGTACGCCGACGCCGTGCGCGCGGACTACGCCGACGGCCTGGCGCTCGAGGTCACCGGCACGCCGACGGTGTTCGTGGACGGCGTCCGCCTCCGTGGCCGGATCACGCTCGAGGCGCTGCGGGCGGCCGTCGACGCGGTCTGA